In a genomic window of uncultured Sphaerochaeta sp.:
- a CDS encoding catalase encodes MADRDGRDETQKKPLTSISGRPIAQNENIQTAGKRGPVTLQDSWYLEKMAHFDREVIPERRMHAKGSGAFGTFTVTHDIAKWTKASLFSAVGKKTDMFVRFSTVAGERGAADAERDIRGFAMKYYTDEGNWDLVGNNTPVFFFRDPMLFPDLNHAVKRDPRTNMRSAQNNWDFWSNLPEALHQVTITMGDRGIPLSYRHMNGYGSHTYSFLNAKNERVWVKFTFKTQQGIAFLTDEQAAEIVANDRESHQRDLFESIERGDFPRWTLYVQIMTEEQAKRHPDNPFDLTKVWYHDQYPLHEVGFIELNRNPDNYFQDVEQSAFNPANIVPGIGYSPDRMLQGRLFSYGDAQRYRLGVNHYQIPVNRSKIDTNHYHRDGAMRVDGNYGGSVHYNPNSYGMWKDQPNLTEPPYDGQGPVDHYDYREDDDHYYEQVGKLFNLMKDDEKQRLFGNTARNMQGTTILVQKRHIRHCYLADKAYGEGVAKALGLPLAEVNMKETYGARG; translated from the coding sequence ATGGCAGACAGAGATGGACGTGACGAGACACAGAAGAAGCCGCTGACTTCAATCAGTGGTCGCCCCATTGCCCAGAACGAGAATATACAGACTGCAGGCAAACGGGGCCCGGTAACACTTCAGGATAGCTGGTATCTGGAGAAGATGGCACATTTCGACCGGGAGGTCATTCCCGAGCGCCGGATGCATGCAAAAGGCAGTGGAGCCTTCGGTACCTTCACGGTAACGCATGACATCGCCAAGTGGACAAAGGCTTCTCTTTTTTCGGCAGTGGGAAAGAAAACAGACATGTTTGTCCGGTTTTCCACGGTAGCGGGGGAACGGGGCGCTGCGGATGCAGAGCGTGACATTCGTGGGTTCGCCATGAAGTACTACACCGACGAAGGGAACTGGGATCTGGTGGGCAACAACACCCCTGTTTTCTTTTTCCGTGATCCGATGCTCTTTCCCGATCTCAACCATGCAGTCAAACGCGATCCCAGAACGAACATGCGTTCAGCACAGAACAACTGGGATTTCTGGTCAAACCTGCCTGAGGCTTTGCATCAGGTGACCATCACCATGGGTGACCGTGGCATTCCCTTGAGCTATCGGCATATGAACGGTTATGGTTCGCACACCTACTCCTTCCTCAATGCCAAGAACGAGCGGGTGTGGGTCAAGTTCACGTTCAAGACACAGCAGGGGATTGCCTTTCTTACCGATGAACAGGCCGCCGAGATTGTCGCAAATGACAGGGAAAGCCATCAGAGGGATCTCTTCGAATCCATCGAGAGAGGAGACTTCCCCCGCTGGACCCTGTACGTGCAGATCATGACTGAGGAACAGGCGAAGCGTCATCCGGACAATCCCTTTGACCTGACCAAGGTTTGGTATCATGACCAGTATCCCTTGCATGAAGTGGGCTTCATCGAGTTGAACAGAAACCCAGACAACTACTTCCAGGACGTGGAGCAGTCAGCATTCAATCCAGCAAACATTGTTCCTGGCATCGGATACTCGCCGGACCGCATGTTGCAAGGCAGACTTTTCTCCTATGGTGATGCCCAGCGCTACCGATTGGGAGTAAACCACTACCAGATACCGGTCAACCGCAGCAAGATCGACACCAACCACTATCACCGTGACGGAGCGATGCGTGTGGATGGAAACTATGGGGGAAGTGTCCACTACAACCCCAATTCGTACGGCATGTGGAAAGACCAACCCAATCTTACCGAGCCACCGTATGATGGACAGGGACCGGTGGACCACTACGACTATCGCGAGGATGACGACCACTACTATGAGCAGGTGGGTAAGCTCTTCAACCTGATGAAGGATGACGAGAAGCAACGATTGTTCGGGAATACCGCACGAAATATGCAGGGAACCACCATTCTGGTGCAGAAGCGGCATATACGGCACTGCTATCTTGCTGACAAAGCCTATGGCGAAGGGGTTGCCAAAGCCTTGGGCCTTCCCCTCGCTGAAGTGAATATGAAGGAGACCTACGGGGCAAGAGGTTGA
- a CDS encoding DUF72 domain-containing protein — MSTILIGTSGYSYTEWVGPVYPQGTKNEEYLALYARLFPTVELNFSYYRMPEATQLAMMHQSAPSLLFSIKAHQSLTHVIEPEKWREQATLFRRSLEPLLAATVLEAVLLQFPASFHYEPERRRYLDSLLRVLSPLPLAVEFRNSNWYNNRTLDSLRERKVAFASLDLPSVSGNPPVMDVLTSPLAYLRLHGRNKETWWGSDAASRYDYLYSDKELAAIVERIRSLAVGADTVLVYFNNHRRAQAVVNARRLRELLAQDKGGACKEIVQASSISM; from the coding sequence ATGAGTACGATATTGATCGGCACATCAGGCTACAGCTATACGGAATGGGTCGGTCCGGTGTATCCCCAAGGGACCAAGAACGAGGAGTACCTTGCCCTCTATGCACGCCTCTTTCCCACCGTTGAACTGAACTTCAGCTACTACCGTATGCCTGAAGCGACCCAGCTTGCAATGATGCACCAGAGTGCACCTTCCTTGCTCTTTTCCATCAAGGCACACCAAAGCCTGACCCATGTCATTGAGCCGGAGAAGTGGCGGGAGCAAGCTACGCTCTTCCGTCGCTCCCTTGAGCCCTTGCTTGCCGCCACGGTGCTGGAAGCGGTGCTCCTGCAGTTCCCCGCCTCCTTCCACTATGAACCGGAGAGAAGGCGGTATCTCGATTCCCTCTTGCGGGTACTCTCCCCCCTCCCTCTTGCGGTGGAGTTCCGCAACAGCAACTGGTACAACAACAGGACCCTCGACTCACTGAGGGAGCGCAAGGTGGCCTTCGCCTCCCTCGACCTTCCTTCGGTCAGCGGGAACCCTCCGGTCATGGATGTCCTCACCTCTCCGCTTGCCTACCTGAGGCTGCATGGGAGAAACAAGGAGACCTGGTGGGGTTCTGATGCTGCAAGCCGATACGACTATCTGTACAGCGACAAGGAGCTTGCTGCCATAGTGGAACGTATCCGCTCCCTTGCTGTTGGTGCCGATACCGTTCTGGTCTATTTCAACAACCATCGCAGAGCCCAGGCAGTCGTCAATGCCAGGCGGCTCAGGGAGCTGCTTGCCCAGGATAAGGGGGGTGCATGCAAAGAGATCGTGCAAGCATCATCCATCTCAATGTGA
- a CDS encoding GGDEF domain-containing protein: protein MPDTTTDLRTRLLRLIHPLMLVMILFAFTLTIAPLSFPSPNRHAYLLLLLVLLLLLILAMIARHRNHYLLSASFTLGLGLVGTWSSVLINLNAGTPDFFPLCYVTITIIISSLFLPALFTILLSATQIILLAVLVATNETLLQQNWPSFFFFVILVAFLSMIANYLIKIQMLQLKESAIRDHLTGLFNRRYFDETLSNKLKREQKEGEVWGIILLDIDYFKHFNDQYGHDAGDFVLTRLAHEMLSYFNLSATICRYGGDEFAILLPYLQQQELGTLCDNLVERVHALDLPYAGKSLGSMSISVGYVRYTEQLSSAELFLKQADSYLYHAKQAGRNQAVGAS, encoded by the coding sequence ATGCCTGATACAACCACGGACTTGCGTACTCGACTCTTGCGATTGATCCATCCTCTCATGCTGGTCATGATTCTTTTTGCGTTTACCCTCACGATTGCCCCACTCTCCTTTCCCTCCCCCAACAGACATGCCTACCTGTTGCTTCTGCTTGTCCTCCTTCTTTTGCTGATCCTTGCCATGATTGCCCGACATCGCAACCACTACCTGCTCTCCGCCTCTTTTACCCTGGGCCTTGGATTGGTCGGCACCTGGTCCTCTGTCCTGATAAACCTCAATGCAGGAACCCCCGATTTCTTCCCCCTTTGCTATGTGACCATCACCATCATCATCTCCAGCCTCTTCCTGCCTGCGCTTTTCACCATTCTGCTTTCAGCGACACAGATAATCCTGTTGGCCGTACTGGTTGCAACCAATGAGACACTGCTCCAACAGAATTGGCCCAGTTTTTTCTTCTTTGTCATTCTGGTCGCTTTCCTGAGCATGATCGCAAACTACCTGATCAAAATACAGATGCTCCAGTTGAAAGAGAGTGCCATCCGTGACCATCTTACCGGCCTGTTCAACCGCCGCTACTTTGACGAGACACTCTCCAACAAGCTCAAGCGTGAGCAGAAAGAGGGAGAAGTGTGGGGCATCATCCTTCTGGATATCGACTACTTCAAGCACTTCAACGACCAGTACGGGCATGATGCAGGCGACTTCGTACTCACCAGGCTTGCCCATGAGATGCTCTCCTACTTCAATCTTTCCGCAACCATCTGCCGCTATGGGGGAGATGAGTTTGCCATCCTGCTCCCCTACTTGCAACAGCAGGAACTGGGAACTCTTTGTGATAACCTTGTTGAGCGGGTGCATGCCCTTGATCTTCCGTATGCAGGAAAAAGCTTGGGCAGCATGTCCATCAGTGTCGGCTACGTCCGCTACACAGAACAGCTCTCTTCTGCCGAATTGTTCCTCAAACAAGCCGACAGCTATCTCTACCATGCCAAGCAGGCAGGAAGAAACCAGGCAGTAGGAGCCTCTTGA
- a CDS encoding deoxyribodipyrimidine photo-lyase: MIDAQRIQLLNDKQLDGTARYLVYWMQASQRVKQNDALAYAVELANSLNMPLLVYFGLAAAFNEASVRHYRFLAEGLSEVQQELKRRSIRMVIHQAGVVEGLEKLIPFAGGVVVDRGYTRAERQWRKTAAELLPVSLIQVESNVVVPLEAVSTKEEYSAATLRRKIEPMISYFAQEVEPEEVKISSLSVVVPFSSADLSDLPALFNILGVKDRGGKALQLRGGEKEAQRKLSTFLETRLDGYAQKRSDPSLDWSSGLSPYLHFGQISPVDIYLRTRSFDLPDVPVFLEELIVRRELAMNYVFFNPLYDQYEGLPSWALKTLSLHEADKRQYRYTYPQLEAAQTHDPYWNAAQKEMVEFGTMHNYLRMYWGKKILEWSPTPKEAFVTALSLNNRYQMDGRDPNGYAGVAWCFGKHDRPWTERAIFGNVRYMNDKGLERKFNIKAYVKRIEEQLST, from the coding sequence ATGATAGATGCACAAAGGATCCAACTGCTCAATGATAAGCAGCTCGATGGTACGGCCCGATATCTGGTGTATTGGATGCAGGCTTCCCAACGAGTGAAACAGAATGATGCGCTGGCATATGCTGTTGAGCTGGCAAATTCTCTGAATATGCCCTTGCTCGTCTATTTCGGCCTTGCCGCTGCTTTCAATGAAGCCAGTGTACGTCACTACCGTTTCTTGGCAGAAGGACTTTCAGAAGTACAACAAGAGCTGAAGAGGCGATCGATCAGGATGGTGATCCACCAGGCAGGGGTCGTGGAAGGGCTGGAAAAACTCATCCCATTTGCCGGCGGTGTCGTGGTCGACCGCGGGTACACCAGAGCAGAGCGACAGTGGAGGAAGACAGCAGCCGAATTGCTTCCAGTCTCCCTGATCCAGGTGGAGTCGAATGTGGTGGTTCCCCTGGAAGCTGTCAGCACCAAAGAAGAGTATTCGGCAGCAACGCTGAGACGAAAGATCGAGCCCATGATCTCCTATTTCGCCCAGGAAGTGGAACCGGAGGAGGTTAAGATCTCCTCGCTCTCCGTCGTTGTTCCGTTTTCCAGTGCAGATCTTTCTGACCTACCTGCTTTGTTCAACATCCTGGGGGTGAAGGACAGGGGAGGAAAAGCGCTCCAGCTTCGGGGAGGGGAGAAGGAAGCCCAACGCAAACTTTCCACCTTTCTTGAAACACGTCTGGATGGGTATGCGCAGAAGCGCAGCGATCCCTCCCTGGACTGGTCATCCGGCTTGAGTCCCTACCTGCATTTCGGGCAGATCAGCCCGGTCGATATCTACCTGAGGACACGCAGCTTCGACCTGCCGGATGTCCCGGTCTTTCTCGAGGAACTGATCGTCAGGCGTGAGCTTGCCATGAACTATGTGTTTTTCAACCCGTTGTATGACCAGTATGAAGGCCTTCCATCCTGGGCATTGAAAACACTTTCCCTGCATGAGGCAGACAAAAGGCAGTACCGCTATACCTACCCACAGTTGGAAGCTGCGCAGACGCACGACCCCTACTGGAATGCCGCTCAGAAGGAGATGGTGGAATTCGGCACCATGCACAACTACCTGCGCATGTATTGGGGGAAAAAAATCCTGGAGTGGAGCCCAACCCCAAAAGAAGCCTTTGTCACTGCGCTTTCGCTGAACAACCGGTATCAGATGGATGGACGCGACCCCAATGGGTATGCGGGGGTTGCCTGGTGCTTTGGCAAGCACGACAGGCCGTGGACGGAACGGGCCATCTTCGGCAATGTCCGTTATATGAACGACAAGGGATTGGAACGCAAGTTCAACATCAAGGCATATGTGAAACGGATAGAAGAGCAACTGTCCACTTAG
- a CDS encoding DNA polymerase: MQRDRASIIHLNVTDFAAAVAVAKDPRLADKAFAIALEGSARRVILTPSRRAWEEGIRTGMPVALAERMLPTLRILPPDVPATTKAEEVITSIVQAYTPHFQCDRGGHVYLDMSGTTRLFGPAVDSAVRIRKEIRERIGLEGAVAVASNKLVAKIGTRTIRPYGLAQIREGEEASFLSSQDISLLSGVGQAISSLLRVAGITQIGQLAQLDDEQTLAFLGKKGVALRDAARGLDRSSLGPSLTKQKQIIRKVSFAEPILDHASLKAALVSAAEDAGLEMRRENHGCSHIHLTLLWSDGRSSEASRRTKDQWILDLEIERVLWDCALQAANRRVSLLAFTLRLSDLNPALGQSDLFIPTQLEHSSSLQSAVDRVRTKFGPAILCHAAALCHAH, translated from the coding sequence ATGCAAAGAGATCGTGCAAGCATCATCCATCTCAATGTGACCGACTTCGCTGCAGCCGTTGCTGTTGCCAAGGATCCCCGGCTTGCTGACAAGGCCTTTGCCATTGCCCTGGAAGGTTCTGCCCGCAGAGTCATCCTCACCCCCTCACGGAGGGCATGGGAGGAGGGAATCCGCACAGGCATGCCGGTGGCACTGGCAGAGCGGATGCTCCCCACCCTTCGCATCCTTCCTCCTGATGTACCGGCAACAACCAAGGCCGAGGAGGTCATCACCTCAATCGTACAAGCCTACACCCCCCACTTCCAGTGTGACAGAGGGGGCCATGTGTATCTGGACATGAGCGGTACCACCCGCCTTTTCGGACCTGCCGTGGATAGTGCCGTTCGCATCCGCAAGGAGATCCGCGAGCGTATCGGCCTGGAAGGAGCAGTGGCAGTCGCTTCCAACAAGCTGGTGGCGAAAATCGGGACGCGCACCATCCGTCCGTATGGCCTTGCCCAGATCAGGGAGGGAGAGGAAGCCTCCTTTCTTTCCTCACAGGACATCAGCCTGCTCAGCGGGGTGGGACAGGCCATCTCCTCCCTGCTTCGGGTTGCCGGCATCACCCAGATCGGACAGCTTGCCCAACTTGATGATGAGCAGACCCTGGCGTTTCTGGGCAAGAAAGGAGTGGCCCTGCGAGATGCCGCGCGTGGGCTTGACCGTTCCTCTCTCGGCCCAAGCCTGACAAAACAGAAGCAGATCATCCGCAAGGTCAGTTTTGCCGAGCCAATCCTCGACCATGCCTCGCTCAAGGCAGCCTTGGTAAGTGCAGCTGAGGATGCTGGGCTCGAGATGCGCAGGGAGAACCATGGATGTTCACACATCCACCTTACCCTCCTGTGGAGCGACGGAAGATCCAGTGAAGCCTCAAGGCGAACCAAGGATCAATGGATCCTTGACCTGGAGATCGAACGGGTTCTTTGGGATTGTGCCCTGCAGGCTGCGAACCGAAGGGTCAGCCTGCTTGCCTTCACCCTCAGGCTCTCCGACCTCAATCCCGCCTTGGGCCAGAGCGATCTCTTCATCCCCACCCAGTTGGAGCACTCCAGCTCACTGCAAAGTGCAGTGGACCGGGTACGCACCAAGTTCGGTCCGGCAATCCTTTGCCATGCTGCGGCACTCTGCCATGCACACTAG
- a CDS encoding FAD-dependent oxidoreductase, with protein MESKHYDVVVVGGGVAGLTAAAYCARSGLSVLLCEKQERMGGLVNSFERDGFVYDQGIRAIENSGIIFPMLKQLGIEIPFVRSPVTLQICDERLLIEDIHSLDGYQEMLCRLYPESKADIASIMTEIHKITDAMQVLYGVDNPLFLENFKDLRYVLSTLVPFLFKSMQTMGKIKKLQMPVTEFLSQLTKNQALIDIIAQHFFADTPTFFALSYFGLYLEYQYPLGGTGALVQAMEQYLKEKGVVLLPAYSVTSVDAENRLVNEEFSYTHLIWAADLKSLYRSLKKALPGRQAEMEAQVGGDSIFSFYVACSLPPSYFAQKSSPHLFYTPTKAGLGCVPTAALDPACDERTAIEQYLISYLENTTFEISLPVLRDPALAPKGCSALLVSCLFSYELTRRIENLGWYEEAKSLCEQTILRVLSEHLYPELPAHVLESFSSTPTTLERLTANSEGAITGWAFTGGTIPVVHTMQEITKSVRTEFATISQAGQWSFSPSGLPISVMTGKLASDRAIKAARRESVHG; from the coding sequence ATGGAATCCAAACACTATGATGTGGTGGTGGTTGGTGGGGGAGTGGCCGGTCTTACTGCTGCGGCCTATTGTGCCCGTTCAGGCCTTTCTGTGTTGCTTTGCGAAAAACAGGAGCGCATGGGAGGGCTGGTGAACTCCTTCGAGCGTGATGGGTTTGTCTACGACCAGGGAATACGCGCGATCGAGAACTCCGGCATCATCTTCCCCATGCTCAAGCAATTGGGTATTGAAATACCCTTTGTACGCAGCCCGGTAACACTGCAGATCTGTGACGAACGACTGCTGATAGAGGACATCCACAGTTTGGATGGATATCAGGAGATGCTCTGTCGTCTCTATCCCGAGAGCAAAGCTGACATAGCCTCCATCATGACAGAGATCCACAAGATAACCGATGCCATGCAGGTATTGTATGGCGTGGACAACCCGCTGTTCCTGGAAAACTTCAAAGATCTTCGCTATGTTCTGTCAACATTGGTTCCTTTCCTGTTCAAGTCCATGCAAACCATGGGCAAGATCAAGAAGCTGCAGATGCCGGTCACTGAATTCCTTTCCCAGCTCACCAAGAACCAGGCCTTGATCGACATCATCGCCCAGCACTTCTTTGCCGACACCCCGACCTTCTTTGCCCTCAGTTATTTCGGGCTCTACCTGGAGTACCAATACCCCTTGGGGGGAACCGGAGCCTTGGTGCAGGCCATGGAACAGTATCTGAAGGAGAAAGGTGTTGTTCTGCTACCCGCATATTCGGTCACATCGGTTGATGCAGAAAACCGACTTGTCAATGAGGAGTTCTCCTACACGCATCTCATTTGGGCTGCCGACCTGAAGAGTCTCTATCGCTCGCTGAAAAAAGCGCTGCCTGGGCGGCAAGCCGAGATGGAAGCACAAGTAGGGGGTGACTCCATCTTCTCGTTCTATGTTGCCTGCTCCCTTCCCCCTTCATACTTTGCCCAGAAATCAAGCCCACACCTCTTCTATACCCCCACCAAGGCAGGGCTTGGGTGTGTTCCCACAGCAGCACTCGATCCTGCATGCGATGAGAGAACGGCGATTGAGCAGTATCTCATCTCGTATCTGGAGAATACCACTTTCGAGATCTCCCTTCCTGTCCTGCGTGATCCCGCTCTCGCACCAAAGGGTTGCAGTGCCCTGCTTGTCAGCTGCCTGTTCAGTTATGAGCTGACCCGGCGCATCGAAAACCTGGGATGGTACGAAGAAGCGAAGAGCCTGTGTGAACAGACCATCCTCAGGGTGTTGTCCGAACACTTGTATCCTGAACTTCCGGCACACGTCTTGGAAAGCTTCAGTTCCACACCCACCACCTTGGAACGGCTTACCGCAAACAGTGAGGGAGCCATTACCGGTTGGGCCTTTACCGGTGGTACTATTCCGGTAGTCCACACCATGCAGGAGATCACCAAATCGGTACGCACGGAGTTCGCCACCATCAGCCAGGCTGGTCAGTGGTCATTCAGTCCTTCCGGCCTGCCCATATCCGTGATGACGGGAAAACTTGCCAGTGACCGGGCCATCAAGGCAGCAAGACGTGAGTCCGTCCATGGATAA
- a CDS encoding DUF3795 domain-containing protein → MDKQKGIAFCGLACCLCEEKPSCKGCRQGDCPDALGCKAYQCAVEKGHAGCWECTEFPCDFTLFSSLRIRTFASYVARYGQDALLAALHAGEQNGLHYHYQGKLVGDYDKVQDEVELFALLDSLK, encoded by the coding sequence ATGGATAAGCAAAAGGGTATTGCGTTTTGCGGCCTTGCCTGCTGTCTTTGCGAGGAGAAACCTTCCTGCAAAGGGTGTCGCCAGGGAGATTGCCCAGACGCGCTAGGGTGCAAGGCTTACCAGTGTGCCGTGGAAAAGGGGCATGCTGGATGCTGGGAGTGTACGGAGTTTCCCTGTGACTTCACTCTCTTTTCGTCCCTACGAATCCGGACGTTTGCATCCTATGTCGCCCGGTACGGACAGGACGCCTTGCTTGCGGCCTTGCATGCGGGTGAGCAAAACGGTTTGCACTATCACTATCAGGGAAAACTGGTCGGAGACTATGACAAAGTACAGGATGAAGTGGAGTTATTCGCCCTACTGGACTCTCTCAAATGA
- the dnaE gene encoding DNA polymerase III subunit alpha encodes MHTRLGLYTAYSLLWGPVGIERLFARLKKEGVTKVAITDRDNLYGYPACREQAQSAGIALICAAALTEQDQIIHAFVQDQQGYERLCLLLSLREQDPAFSYLQALQQESGGLALATTHHPFLQALAHHTNVYAEVTPTCLKAIRGASQLGLPLLAVDDALFLEKQDEENHRILCAIALHKTLGSLQEGDTVEAPKYLLTQKAWEEAFSSWPEAVVHADSLLAYDPFSPKLIFPTYALDEGVSAEMELRMRVLEGAEVRYGEINDAIFERIDYELSIIDKKGFAPYFLVMHDIVKMSSRTCGRGSGAASIVSYSLFITNVDPIAHHLYFERFLSLERTDPPDIDVDFAWDERDGVFEAVLQRFGSEHCARVANHNTFRFRSALRETARCYGLSDSQITAAERQLFVSGLSSLTDPLWSVICRVASSLEGLPKELSMHCGGLVITPKPVTCYAPICRSANQYPLLSWEKEGTEAAGFVKIDLLGNRSLAVIRDSLANLKEDGIFIDERTWNPIQDKPTIEALARGDSMGVFYIESPAMRQLQKKTGRGDFEHIVIHSSIIRPAANAFINEYVQRLKGKSWEPLHPRLAAILDETYGILCYQEDVSKTAVALAGFSEAEADRLRKVIAKKANGQKLRLYQDQFFSGCRKNEIQEPVIEAIWKMMLSFDGYSFCKPHSASYAMVSFQSAYLRVHHGPYFMAAVLSNQGGYYRAQAYISEARRMGITIAGPDINTSRITYHAHRNTLFVGFMAIANLKGEAMQRIMQERKQGGPFVSLEEAASRLGLCREDWVALVSAGALDSLNPSLARSEQLRLLLTCAKPRSEALQPDLFAKTVRTFPTRNLACRRKSSEEELHREFSALSFLRDHHPLLLFSHHLSRLKRVKACDLASYENRYITLIGYQITQKQVLTKGGENMSFVSFEDETALYETVLFPQLFAKYHHLLSTQWPLVVLGLVKNDEGALIVEIEHLKKLGN; translated from the coding sequence ATGCACACTAGACTCGGACTGTACACTGCCTACTCCCTGCTCTGGGGACCGGTGGGAATTGAACGCCTGTTTGCACGTCTCAAGAAGGAAGGCGTGACAAAAGTCGCCATCACCGACAGGGACAACCTCTACGGCTATCCTGCCTGCAGGGAACAGGCACAAAGTGCAGGAATTGCACTGATCTGTGCTGCTGCACTGACCGAGCAAGACCAGATCATCCACGCCTTCGTCCAGGACCAGCAAGGCTATGAGCGGCTCTGCCTGTTGCTCTCATTGCGCGAGCAGGATCCTGCGTTTTCCTATCTGCAGGCACTGCAACAGGAGAGTGGCGGCTTGGCCCTTGCCACCACGCATCACCCGTTCCTGCAAGCATTGGCCCACCACACCAACGTGTATGCAGAGGTTACCCCCACCTGCCTGAAGGCAATCAGGGGGGCATCACAGCTTGGCCTGCCCCTGCTTGCCGTGGATGATGCACTCTTTCTGGAGAAACAGGACGAGGAGAACCACAGAATCCTGTGTGCTATCGCACTGCACAAAACGCTCGGCTCGCTGCAGGAGGGAGATACGGTGGAAGCACCCAAGTACCTGCTGACACAAAAGGCTTGGGAAGAAGCCTTCTCGAGTTGGCCTGAGGCGGTGGTGCATGCAGACTCCTTGCTTGCCTATGACCCATTCTCCCCCAAGCTGATCTTCCCGACCTATGCACTGGACGAAGGCGTCAGCGCCGAAATGGAGCTGCGCATGCGGGTTCTCGAAGGAGCTGAAGTCCGCTATGGGGAGATCAACGATGCCATCTTTGAACGCATCGACTATGAGCTTTCCATCATCGACAAGAAGGGCTTTGCTCCCTACTTTCTGGTTATGCACGACATCGTCAAGATGAGCAGCAGGACCTGCGGCAGAGGATCGGGCGCAGCTTCCATCGTCTCCTACAGCCTCTTCATCACCAATGTAGACCCCATAGCCCACCATCTCTACTTTGAGCGTTTTCTCTCCCTTGAGCGGACCGACCCACCGGACATCGATGTCGATTTTGCCTGGGATGAGCGTGATGGGGTTTTCGAGGCGGTCCTGCAACGATTCGGGTCGGAGCACTGCGCACGGGTGGCCAACCACAATACCTTCCGCTTCCGTTCCGCACTGAGGGAGACTGCACGTTGCTACGGCTTGAGTGACAGCCAGATCACCGCTGCGGAAAGACAGCTCTTTGTCAGCGGGCTCTCCTCCCTCACCGATCCGCTCTGGTCGGTCATCTGCAGGGTTGCAAGCTCGCTCGAAGGACTTCCCAAAGAGCTTTCGATGCATTGCGGCGGCTTGGTCATTACGCCCAAGCCGGTTACCTGCTATGCCCCCATCTGCCGATCGGCCAACCAGTACCCCCTGCTCAGCTGGGAAAAGGAAGGGACCGAAGCCGCAGGATTCGTAAAGATCGACCTCTTGGGAAACCGTTCCCTTGCCGTCATTCGGGACTCTCTGGCAAATCTCAAGGAAGACGGCATCTTCATCGATGAACGCACCTGGAATCCCATCCAGGACAAACCCACCATAGAGGCCCTTGCCCGGGGGGATTCGATGGGAGTGTTCTACATCGAATCGCCTGCCATGCGCCAGTTGCAGAAGAAGACAGGCAGGGGGGATTTCGAGCACATCGTCATCCACTCCTCCATCATTCGCCCTGCTGCCAATGCATTCATCAATGAGTATGTCCAGCGGTTGAAGGGAAAAAGCTGGGAGCCGCTGCATCCACGCCTTGCGGCCATCCTTGATGAAACCTATGGGATTCTTTGTTATCAGGAGGATGTCTCCAAGACAGCGGTAGCCCTTGCCGGGTTCAGTGAAGCAGAGGCAGACCGCCTGCGCAAGGTCATAGCAAAGAAAGCGAACGGACAGAAGCTTCGCCTCTACCAAGACCAGTTCTTCTCAGGCTGCAGAAAGAACGAAATACAAGAGCCTGTCATCGAAGCAATCTGGAAGATGATGCTCAGCTTCGACGGATACTCCTTCTGCAAACCCCATTCGGCCTCCTACGCAATGGTCTCGTTCCAGAGTGCCTACCTCAGGGTCCACCACGGCCCGTATTTCATGGCGGCTGTACTGAGCAACCAAGGGGGCTACTACCGCGCCCAAGCCTATATCAGTGAGGCAAGAAGAATGGGCATCACGATAGCTGGTCCTGACATCAATACCAGCCGCATCACCTACCATGCACACCGGAACACCCTCTTCGTGGGGTTCATGGCCATCGCCAATCTCAAAGGTGAGGCAATGCAGCGCATCATGCAGGAACGAAAGCAGGGAGGCCCGTTCGTCTCGCTGGAGGAAGCTGCATCCCGACTGGGTCTTTGCCGTGAGGACTGGGTGGCACTGGTCAGTGCCGGTGCTCTTGACTCACTCAATCCTTCCCTCGCCCGCAGTGAGCAACTGAGGCTGCTGCTGACGTGTGCAAAACCCCGCTCAGAAGCGTTGCAACCCGATCTTTTCGCCAAGACGGTACGGACTTTTCCCACCCGGAACCTTGCATGCAGGAGAAAAAGCAGTGAGGAAGAGTTGCACCGTGAGTTCTCGGCCCTCTCCTTCTTGCGCGACCATCATCCCTTGCTGCTGTTCTCACACCACCTTTCCCGACTGAAACGGGTCAAAGCCTGCGACCTCGCTTCCTATGAGAATCGCTACATCACCCTCATCGGGTATCAGATTACGCAGAAGCAAGTGCTCACCAAGGGAGGAGAGAACATGAGCTTCGTTTCCTTTGAGGATGAGACTGCGTTGTATGAGACGGTGCTCTTCCCCCAGCTCTTCGCCAAGTATCATCATCTGCTCAGCACCCAGTGGCCCTTGGTGGTGCTTGGGCTGGTGAAGAACGATGAGGGTGCCTTGATCGTGGAGATCGAGCACCTGAAGAAACTGGGAAACTAA